Proteins co-encoded in one Chitinophagales bacterium genomic window:
- the ilvA gene encoding threonine ammonia-lyase translates to MSSIVPKVNIHEERAVDVLNIIKASHRLNGIAVETPLQRNENLSDKYSANVFLKREDLQVVRSYKIRGAYNLMSNLTEEQAENGVVCASAGNHAQGFAYSCRLLGIHGKVYMPTPTPSQKIKRVVQLGKEMIEVVLVGDTFDDASAEALTYAKEHNKVVIPPFNHPLVIEGNGTVGYEILEQFNGHIDYLFLPIGGGGISSGVGTYMKSLSPNTKIIGVEPEGAPAMWEAFRQDKVVTLQNIDTFVDGAAVKRVGELNFGICKKVLDAIQLVPEGKICTFILDMYNDDAIVVEPAGALGIAAMDFYKEEIKGKNVVCLVSGGNNDIQRMPEIRERSLIYEGIKHYFIINFPQRAGALREFLDKVLGPNDSIAHFEYAKKNNRVKGPALVGIELEKKENYEMFLQRMNENNIEYTLVNENPSLFNYLI, encoded by the coding sequence ATGTCTAGCATCGTGCCGAAAGTAAATATTCATGAAGAAAGAGCTGTTGATGTATTAAATATCATCAAGGCCAGCCATCGTCTCAATGGGATTGCAGTAGAAACACCGCTACAGCGAAACGAAAATTTATCAGACAAATACAGCGCAAACGTTTTTTTGAAGCGAGAAGACTTACAAGTCGTTCGCTCCTATAAAATTCGTGGTGCCTATAACTTGATGTCTAACTTGACCGAAGAGCAGGCAGAGAATGGAGTAGTCTGTGCAAGTGCAGGCAATCATGCACAAGGTTTTGCCTATTCTTGTCGTTTATTAGGTATTCACGGCAAGGTGTATATGCCTACACCTACACCTTCTCAAAAAATCAAACGAGTAGTACAACTGGGTAAGGAGATGATTGAGGTTGTATTGGTTGGAGATACTTTTGATGATGCCTCGGCTGAAGCATTGACGTATGCTAAAGAACATAATAAGGTGGTGATTCCGCCTTTCAATCATCCTCTGGTCATTGAAGGGAACGGGACAGTGGGCTACGAAATTTTGGAACAATTCAATGGGCATATAGACTATCTGTTTTTGCCGATTGGAGGAGGAGGTATTTCCTCCGGTGTGGGAACTTATATGAAGTCACTTAGTCCGAATACAAAAATTATTGGAGTAGAACCCGAAGGTGCTCCTGCAATGTGGGAAGCTTTTCGACAAGACAAGGTTGTGACGCTTCAAAATATAGATACGTTCGTAGATGGAGCAGCTGTTAAGCGAGTAGGAGAATTGAATTTTGGTATCTGCAAAAAAGTATTGGATGCTATTCAATTGGTTCCAGAAGGGAAAATATGTACGTTTATTTTGGATATGTACAACGACGATGCTATTGTTGTTGAACCCGCAGGTGCGTTAGGCATTGCAGCAATGGATTTTTACAAAGAGGAAATCAAAGGTAAAAATGTGGTGTGTTTGGTTAGTGGGGGAAACAATGATATCCAACGAATGCCTGAAATCAGAGAGCGGTCACTTATTTATGAAGGAATAAAACATTATTTTATTATTAACTTTCCACAGCGAGCAGGTGCTTTGCGTGAGTTTTTGGATAAAGTCTTGGGACCTAATGACAGCATTGCTCATTTTGAATATGCAAAAAAAAATAACCGAGTGAAAGGGCCTGCTTTGGTAGGTATTGAGTTGGAGAAAAAAGAGAATTACGAAATGTTCCTTCAAAGAATGAATGAGAACAATATAGAATATACGTTGGTGAATGAAAATCCCAGTTTGTTTAATTATTTGATTTAA
- a CDS encoding permease-like cell division protein FtsX, translating to MLGLLGVFLTYAQALSTHFKENIEVTVILTDQAKERELLLFDEYLQKKPFIKKSKYVSKADAAQDFVENYEEDFVEVLGYNPLFSAYYLYLQSSFANTDSLHIIKADLMEQPIVREVFYQEALVDLVNTNIQKISIIFGLLSIVFMFIAFMLIDNTIKLNMYSNRFLVKSMQLVGATRMFIAHPFLIKSLYNGVLSGLIASFLLLLTLVLTQRSIAELRLLANPIYFVFICIGIIIIGVMLSWWSTRTAVYKYLQMKFDDLY from the coding sequence ATGTTGGGATTATTGGGTGTTTTTTTAACCTATGCTCAAGCACTTTCTACGCACTTCAAAGAAAACATTGAAGTAACAGTCATACTCACCGACCAAGCCAAAGAGCGAGAATTGTTATTATTCGACGAATACTTACAAAAAAAACCTTTCATTAAAAAATCTAAGTATGTATCCAAAGCAGATGCAGCTCAAGATTTTGTAGAGAACTACGAAGAAGATTTTGTGGAGGTGTTGGGTTATAATCCGCTATTTTCGGCATATTATCTGTACCTACAATCATCCTTTGCCAATACAGATAGCCTTCACATCATAAAGGCAGACCTAATGGAACAGCCTATTGTTCGGGAAGTTTTTTATCAAGAAGCATTGGTGGATTTGGTAAATACCAATATACAAAAGATAAGCATTATTTTTGGGCTTTTAAGTATCGTATTTATGTTCATCGCCTTTATGCTTATAGATAATACCATCAAACTAAATATGTACTCCAATCGATTTCTTGTGAAAAGTATGCAATTGGTTGGAGCAACCAGAATGTTTATCGCCCATCCATTTCTTATAAAAAGCCTTTACAATGGCGTTTTGAGTGGATTGATAGCTTCTTTTTTATTGTTGCTAACTTTGGTTCTAACTCAGAGAAGTATTGCAGAGTTAAGATTGCTTGCCAATCCTATTTACTTTGTTTTTATTTGCATTGGAATAATAATTATAGGTGTTATGCTTTCTTGGTGGAGTACACGCACAGCTGTGTACAAGTATCTTCAAATGAAATTTGATGACCTCTATTAA
- a CDS encoding sigma-70 family RNA polymerase sigma factor, which translates to MQNRQQFTQEQILKLLRQKDKRAVSVLYQQYAKTLYGVIFKILDHKELANDVLQETFCKIWQRFSQYDDSKGRLFTWMLNIARNSAIDKTRSKEYKKLTQYQDQQLTIENNFLGLKYSNNTDLIGIKDLINNLEPKYKNLIDLIYFQGYTQQEAAQELSLPMGTVKTRLRTAILLLRKIVVI; encoded by the coding sequence ATGCAAAACAGACAACAGTTCACCCAAGAACAAATACTAAAACTCCTTCGTCAAAAAGACAAACGAGCAGTTAGTGTATTGTATCAACAATATGCAAAAACACTCTATGGAGTAATTTTCAAGATACTTGATCATAAGGAACTTGCAAATGATGTTTTACAGGAAACTTTCTGCAAAATATGGCAAAGGTTTTCTCAATACGATGATTCAAAAGGACGCTTGTTCACTTGGATGTTGAATATTGCTCGAAATTCTGCCATTGATAAAACCCGCTCCAAAGAGTACAAAAAATTAACTCAATACCAAGATCAACAATTAACAATTGAAAATAACTTTCTTGGATTAAAGTACTCCAATAATACCGACTTAATAGGTATCAAAGATTTAATTAATAATTTAGAACCTAAATATAAAAACCTTATTGACTTGATTTATTTTCAAGGATATACCCAGCAAGAGGCGGCTCAAGAATTAAGCCTACCTATGGGAACTGTAAAAACCAGATTGCGAACAGCTATTTTATTACTTAGGAAAATTGTAGTCATTTAG
- a CDS encoding anti-sigma factor, which translates to MKTQEYLSSGLLELYIAGVLNESESAEITQQIATNPLLAKEVEQIERIYCKIGLEYAPYLNDNTLDDILHQIESIDNQTQSLSITNNRDIASSGILELYVAGALSEEESIEITHLIAKDKYLQVEVEKVEKAYIQLSISEAPTLDEFSLFNMLNNIDKIQDDLVEGSHQMSVSSNHIRQKQHNNRKSDISEKYHTHNLAKRNWQYLAAAALILMISAGASFFMMNEFRKTSEQIAVLDIGNTKAIDGLEAGYSDDRNSFMANSVSSIEVLLVSTKKDMPNMEAIIYWNNHEGDTYIEASKLPVPPNNKQWQVWAEISNVASPYNLGLLPKMEKNKDNFFKLQKLQKQAISFFITLEPVGGSLLPSPTQIYLKTKEENRNI; encoded by the coding sequence GTGAAAACACAAGAATATTTATCATCAGGGTTATTAGAACTTTACATTGCTGGGGTACTTAATGAATCAGAATCTGCTGAAATCACCCAACAAATCGCTACTAATCCTCTACTCGCTAAAGAAGTAGAACAAATTGAGCGTATATACTGTAAAATAGGTTTGGAATATGCACCTTACCTAAATGACAATACACTCGATGATATACTTCATCAAATTGAGAGCATAGACAATCAAACCCAAAGTTTGTCAATTACCAATAACCGAGATATCGCATCTTCTGGTATATTGGAACTGTATGTAGCAGGAGCACTGTCAGAAGAGGAATCTATAGAAATTACACATCTTATTGCTAAAGACAAATATCTACAGGTTGAAGTTGAGAAAGTTGAGAAGGCATATATTCAGTTATCTATTTCAGAAGCACCTACCTTAGACGAGTTCAGCTTATTTAATATGCTGAATAATATAGATAAAATTCAAGATGATTTAGTAGAAGGTTCTCATCAAATGTCTGTTTCTTCTAATCATATTCGACAAAAACAACATAATAATAGGAAAAGTGATATTTCCGAAAAATATCATACCCATAATCTTGCCAAGAGAAATTGGCAATACCTTGCCGCTGCGGCTTTAATATTAATGATTAGTGCAGGGGCTAGTTTCTTTATGATGAATGAATTTCGTAAAACCAGTGAACAAATAGCAGTATTGGATATAGGCAATACAAAAGCTATAGATGGACTGGAGGCAGGATACAGTGATGATCGCAATAGCTTCATGGCTAATTCTGTTTCTTCAATAGAAGTTCTTTTAGTGTCAACAAAAAAGGATATGCCTAATATGGAGGCAATCATTTATTGGAACAATCATGAAGGCGATACTTATATTGAAGCGAGTAAATTACCTGTTCCACCCAATAACAAACAATGGCAAGTATGGGCTGAAATTTCCAATGTTGCTAGTCCTTATAATTTAGGTTTGCTACCTAAAATGGAAAAAAACAAAGATAATTTTTTCAAACTTCAAAAACTTCAAAAACAAGCTATATCTTTCTTCATTACCTTAGAGCCTGTTGGAGGAAGTTTGTTGCCTTCTCCCACTCAAATATATCTAAAAACTAAAGAGGAGAATAGAAATATTTGA
- a CDS encoding TolC family protein, whose amino-acid sequence MKQFIYKTLILLLFPFAFLQSQTILTQTQAVQTTLQNNYGIKVAKNNIEIAENNTSKENNRFLPTLNANAGSNANLGGSTQKFGTGAENNVKNAFTWSANGSVTANYTLYDQTRTYNLEQLREVLNLSELQLRQTIELNLLQLLSGYYEIARLTESLNLLAQTLEVSKSRLQRTQYQYEYGQGIRLNVLNAEVDIQRDSINYLNTQQQLANAKRSLQVIMSSTEIGDFEVDTTVVYQENLSLVQLIADAQKNNVDVLLANKNIYISNYDLQIIDAQRKPIVGASAAYNYSFQDNAPEAFITSSTSRGLTAGVSVSWNIFDGGARKIREQNTLINISNQQIQKEQLLQQLQINITNAWESYQNALYILQVEQSNLVTNQVNFDYTQERFKTGQVSSVEFRQAQLNLLNAATSFSRAKYNAKVIELEMIQLAGGLLEVKF is encoded by the coding sequence ATGAAACAATTTATCTATAAAACCCTCATTTTATTACTATTCCCCTTTGCTTTTCTGCAATCTCAAACTATTCTGACCCAGACTCAAGCTGTTCAAACTACACTTCAAAACAACTATGGAATCAAGGTAGCAAAAAACAATATTGAAATTGCAGAAAATAATACGAGCAAAGAAAACAATCGTTTCCTTCCAACTCTGAACGCCAATGCCGGTTCTAATGCTAACTTGGGAGGTTCGACTCAAAAATTCGGAACTGGAGCTGAAAACAATGTGAAAAATGCATTTACTTGGAGTGCAAATGGTTCGGTGACTGCAAACTATACGCTTTATGACCAAACACGCACCTACAATTTGGAGCAATTGCGAGAAGTTCTGAACCTTTCTGAACTGCAATTGCGACAAACCATTGAACTCAATTTACTGCAATTGCTAAGTGGCTACTACGAAATTGCTCGTTTGACCGAAAGTCTTAATTTACTAGCTCAAACACTTGAAGTATCCAAAAGTCGTTTGCAGAGAACCCAATATCAATACGAATATGGTCAAGGGATTCGCCTCAACGTGCTGAATGCAGAGGTCGATATACAGAGGGATAGCATCAATTATCTAAATACACAACAACAACTAGCCAATGCCAAACGGAGTTTGCAAGTGATAATGTCGAGTACAGAAATTGGCGATTTTGAAGTAGATACAACCGTTGTATATCAAGAGAACTTGTCTTTAGTTCAATTGATTGCAGATGCTCAAAAAAACAATGTGGATGTCCTGTTGGCGAATAAAAACATCTATATCTCCAACTACGACTTGCAAATTATTGATGCCCAAAGAAAACCGATAGTAGGCGCAAGTGCTGCTTACAATTACAGCTTTCAAGACAATGCACCTGAAGCGTTTATCACTTCTTCAACTAGTAGAGGCTTGACAGCAGGTGTGAGTGTTTCGTGGAATATTTTTGATGGCGGGGCTAGAAAAATCAGAGAACAAAATACGCTCATCAATATCAGCAACCAACAAATTCAAAAGGAACAACTGCTTCAACAACTGCAAATTAACATCACAAATGCTTGGGAAAGTTATCAAAATGCTTTGTACATATTGCAGGTAGAGCAATCAAATTTGGTAACAAATCAAGTGAATTTTGATTATACACAGGAACGCTTCAAAACAGGACAGGTTTCTTCGGTTGAGTTTAGACAGGCACAGTTGAATTTACTAAATGCTGCAACAAGTTTTAGCCGTGCTAAATACAATGCAAAGGTTATTGAATTGGAGATGATTCAGTTAGCAGGAGGTTTGTTGGAAGTGAAATTTTAG
- a CDS encoding efflux RND transporter permease subunit, with translation MKQIIAYFIKYPVAVNVLLIAIALFGLRGVTQMKSSFFPQVPSTLITISVAYPGASPEEIEEGVVLKIEDNLRGLVGIDRVTSKSSENSATITVETFEDADIDIVLADVKNAVDRVPNFPTGMEPIVVAKRESMDEAISFTVSGENVPLKTLKQITRTIEADLRATEGISQVEVTGFPQEEIEIAVRENDLRAYDLTFEEVARAVSNANILTTGGNIKTDTEEYLIRANHRSYYGDELDYIVVRSDPSGRKILLKDIASTRDKWSESPDRLYHNGNTAIQVRISTTNNEDLVFAAAKVNEYIEKFNQENNNIQLNVNRDASITIAQRTQLLMENGGIGILLVLILLSLFLKPTLAFWVAAGLPVSFLGMFIFAPSLITINVVSLFGMIIVIGILVDDGIVIGENIFYHYELGKTPIQAAIDGTMEVIVPIISAVLTTIIAFSTFFYVQGRIGHFFSQVATVVLLTLGISLIEALIILPAHIAHSRALQRETKPFLLNVYADRFMLWLRNNIYTPVLVFFLKNQLLGFAIPIALFIITLGAMNGGIIKFTFFPSVASDQATITLQMPQGTSEHITDSLISIIEVAAWKVNEDFTARQTGNLSVIENTIRRIGPGTSNATLSVNLLPGESRDFSSDEISSAIEREAGPIYGVENLEYNSGSNFRGKPVSVSLVSNDIKELKQAKEVLKTKMTEMPQLKDISDNDPMGIKEIRLTLKDNAYLLGLSLNEVMTQVRSGFFGRSVQRFQRGRDEIRVWVRYDKQERNSIKNLDNMWIVTPSQNRVPLSEIADYQIERGEVSINHLNGKREILVEANLKNFKDSATEMLDSVKVNIMPSILSQHPNITALYEGQNRDAMKTTNSMRSVLPGILFLIYAIIAFSFRSYSQPLLLFTMIPFSLIGVAWGHYIHGFPINMLSMLGIIALIGIVVNDGLVLIGKFNGFLKEGMPFGEALYEAGRSRFRAILLTSITTIAGLAPLIFETSRQAQFLIPMAISIAYGIFVATFLTLFMLPLLLSVNNTLKVGGTWVTTGNRPTREDVEAAVIEQKSEEHELEMR, from the coding sequence ATGAAACAAATAATCGCCTATTTTATTAAATATCCAGTGGCAGTGAATGTGCTGCTGATAGCCATTGCGCTTTTTGGGCTAAGAGGAGTTACCCAAATGAAATCTTCGTTTTTTCCACAAGTACCTTCAACACTTATCACCATTTCAGTTGCCTATCCAGGGGCTTCTCCAGAAGAAATTGAGGAAGGGGTTGTTTTGAAGATTGAGGACAACTTGCGTGGTTTGGTGGGAATTGATAGGGTGACATCCAAATCATCTGAGAACAGTGCTACCATTACTGTCGAAACCTTTGAGGATGCGGACATTGACATTGTGTTGGCAGATGTAAAAAATGCAGTAGATAGAGTACCCAATTTTCCAACAGGCATGGAGCCTATTGTAGTAGCTAAGCGGGAATCTATGGACGAAGCTATTAGTTTTACAGTTAGTGGAGAAAATGTTCCACTCAAAACATTGAAGCAAATAACTCGAACCATTGAAGCAGATCTCAGAGCTACGGAAGGTATTTCGCAGGTAGAAGTAACAGGTTTTCCGCAAGAGGAAATTGAAATTGCGGTGAGAGAGAATGATTTGCGTGCATACGATTTAACTTTTGAAGAAGTGGCGAGAGCAGTATCAAATGCCAATATTTTGACAACAGGTGGAAATATCAAAACCGACACTGAGGAATATTTGATTCGAGCCAATCACCGCTCTTATTATGGTGATGAACTGGACTATATTGTGGTTCGTTCTGACCCTTCAGGTAGAAAAATCCTTTTGAAGGACATCGCTTCAACTCGTGATAAATGGTCAGAAAGCCCCGATCGTTTGTACCACAATGGAAATACAGCTATTCAAGTACGCATTTCTACCACAAACAATGAAGATCTTGTTTTTGCAGCAGCCAAAGTGAATGAATACATAGAAAAATTCAATCAAGAGAATAATAATATTCAGCTAAATGTGAATCGTGATGCTTCTATAACCATTGCTCAACGAACACAACTATTGATGGAGAATGGAGGCATTGGTATTTTATTGGTGTTGATTTTGTTGTCTTTGTTTTTGAAACCTACGCTTGCTTTTTGGGTGGCCGCAGGTTTACCTGTCTCTTTTTTGGGAATGTTCATTTTTGCTCCAAGTCTGATTACCATCAATGTGGTTTCGCTTTTCGGAATGATTATCGTGATTGGGATATTGGTAGATGATGGAATTGTGATTGGAGAGAATATTTTCTACCACTATGAACTGGGGAAAACCCCCATTCAAGCGGCGATTGACGGAACGATGGAAGTGATTGTTCCCATTATTTCGGCAGTACTCACTACCATCATCGCTTTTTCTACCTTCTTTTATGTGCAAGGAAGAATTGGACATTTTTTCAGTCAAGTAGCCACTGTAGTGTTATTGACCTTGGGTATTTCACTCATTGAAGCCTTGATTATTTTGCCTGCCCACATTGCCCATTCTCGTGCATTGCAGAGAGAAACAAAACCTTTTTTATTGAACGTCTATGCTGATAGATTCATGCTTTGGCTTCGGAATAATATTTATACGCCCGTACTTGTGTTTTTTCTTAAAAATCAATTATTGGGTTTTGCCATCCCAATTGCACTATTTATCATTACTTTAGGTGCAATGAATGGAGGGATTATCAAATTTACTTTTTTCCCGTCTGTGGCGAGTGATCAGGCAACTATCACGCTGCAAATGCCGCAAGGTACGAGTGAGCACATCACAGATTCTTTGATTTCTATTATTGAAGTGGCGGCATGGAAGGTCAACGAAGATTTTACGGCTCGTCAAACAGGTAACTTATCGGTTATCGAAAACACCATCCGACGCATTGGCCCTGGCACTTCAAATGCCACTCTTTCCGTCAATTTGTTACCTGGTGAATCGCGCGATTTTTCGTCGGACGAAATTTCTAGTGCAATAGAAAGGGAAGCGGGCCCAATTTATGGTGTTGAAAATTTGGAATACAATTCGGGTAGCAACTTTCGGGGCAAACCAGTGTCGGTTTCTTTGGTCAGCAATGACATCAAGGAATTGAAACAAGCAAAAGAAGTTTTGAAAACTAAGATGACTGAGATGCCTCAACTAAAAGATATTTCGGACAATGACCCTATGGGAATCAAAGAAATTCGATTGACGCTGAAAGACAATGCTTATTTGTTGGGTTTGTCGCTCAACGAGGTGATGACGCAAGTAAGAAGTGGCTTTTTCGGACGTTCTGTCCAAAGATTTCAGAGAGGTCGAGATGAGATTCGGGTATGGGTTCGCTATGACAAACAAGAACGAAATTCTATCAAAAATCTGGATAATATGTGGATTGTCACACCTTCACAAAACCGTGTGCCACTTTCGGAAATTGCAGATTATCAAATCGAACGAGGTGAAGTATCTATCAATCACCTCAATGGTAAACGTGAAATTCTAGTAGAAGCCAATTTGAAGAACTTCAAAGACAGTGCTACTGAGATGTTGGATTCTGTAAAAGTAAATATTATGCCCTCTATCTTGTCTCAACATCCCAATATAACGGCATTGTATGAAGGACAAAACCGTGATGCGATGAAAACGACCAATTCTATGAGATCGGTACTACCAGGTATTTTGTTTCTTATTTATGCCATTATTGCTTTTTCATTCCGTTCTTATAGTCAACCTTTGCTGCTGTTTACGATGATTCCTTTTAGTTTGATTGGTGTTGCATGGGGACACTATATTCATGGTTTTCCGATTAATATGCTTTCAATGTTAGGTATCATTGCTTTGATTGGGATTGTGGTCAATGATGGTTTGGTTCTGATTGGCAAATTCAATGGCTTTTTGAAGGAGGGTATGCCTTTTGGTGAAGCACTCTATGAAGCAGGCAGATCTCGATTTAGAGCTATTTTACTAACTTCTATTACCACAATAGCAGGATTAGCTCCGCTTATCTTTGAAACAAGTCGTCAAGCACAATTTTTGATTCCAATGGCCATTTCTATTGCCTATGGTATTTTTGTGGCTACTTTCCTAACTCTATTCATGTTGCCTTTGTTGCTTTCTGTCAATAATACCTTGAAAGTTGGTGGAACTTGGGTTACAACAGGTAACCGACCTACAAGAGAGGATGTTGAAGCAGCCGTTATTGAACAAAAATCAGAAGAACATGAGTTGGAAATGAGATAA
- a CDS encoding HlyD family efflux transporter periplasmic adaptor subunit — protein sequence MNLRTIITSILAILLVVGAVFMNKKLSNTQNPPKPKPQKKVAMVVTDTVKNGSTPITITTSGNLAAKERIELFAEVQGIFEDTGRDFLPGEYYKKGDLLIKINADEHRANMRAQKSTLYNQIVGLLPDLRMDYPESFPNWEAYVRDFNIDRFVPQLPTPFNEKEKLFIAGRNILPTFYSIKNMEERLSKYTIHAPFSGILTQSLVRHGALVRAGQNLGELINPNLYELEVAINTSYADLLKIGKTVDLHNVEKTKTWKGKVARINSLVEEASQTIPVFIQVSGSGLKEGMYLEAEVTAKEEVNTYELSRKLLFDENKVFVVKDSFLVIHEVNPVFFKQNTVVVRGLENGTQVLAKSLPGAYDGMKVKIFE from the coding sequence ATGAATTTACGCACAATTATTACATCCATTCTTGCCATTTTACTAGTCGTAGGGGCAGTTTTTATGAACAAAAAACTAAGCAACACGCAAAACCCTCCAAAGCCCAAACCTCAAAAAAAGGTCGCTATGGTCGTCACCGATACGGTAAAAAATGGCAGTACCCCTATCACCATTACTACCAGTGGTAATTTGGCAGCCAAAGAAAGAATCGAATTATTTGCCGAAGTACAAGGTATTTTTGAAGACACAGGTCGAGATTTTCTTCCTGGCGAATACTACAAAAAAGGAGATTTACTCATAAAAATCAATGCCGACGAGCATCGTGCCAATATGCGGGCTCAAAAAAGCACTCTTTATAACCAAATTGTTGGTCTTTTACCTGATTTGCGAATGGACTACCCCGAATCTTTTCCAAACTGGGAAGCCTATGTTCGTGACTTCAATATTGACAGATTTGTTCCTCAATTACCTACGCCCTTCAATGAAAAAGAAAAACTCTTCATTGCAGGTCGAAACATACTGCCTACTTTTTACAGCATCAAAAATATGGAAGAACGCCTGTCGAAATACACCATTCATGCCCCTTTTTCGGGCATTCTCACTCAAAGTTTGGTTCGTCACGGCGCATTGGTCAGGGCTGGGCAAAATTTAGGAGAACTAATCAATCCCAATTTGTATGAATTGGAGGTAGCTATCAATACGAGTTATGCAGATTTATTGAAAATCGGAAAGACCGTTGATTTGCACAATGTAGAAAAAACCAAAACTTGGAAGGGAAAGGTAGCTAGAATCAATAGTTTGGTAGAAGAAGCTTCTCAAACAATTCCTGTTTTCATTCAAGTAAGTGGCAGTGGGCTTAAAGAGGGAATGTATTTGGAAGCAGAAGTGACTGCAAAAGAGGAGGTGAATACGTATGAACTCTCTCGAAAATTATTGTTTGATGAAAATAAAGTATTTGTAGTTAAGGATAGTTTCTTGGTTATTCATGAAGTAAATCCTGTCTTTTTCAAACAAAATACAGTAGTTGTTCGTGGATTGGAGAATGGAACACAGGTTTTAGCCAAATCTTTGCCAGGCGCATACGATGGCATGAAGGTCAAAATTTTTGAATAA
- a CDS encoding MarR family transcriptional regulator — translation MSQLPNLETTLLPWIGKTAKMLRVFMADHFKKHNFDLTTEQWILLSRLHEKDGQAQNDLALITERNKASLTRLINTMEKKNYVARIPDVDDKRVNKIFLTTKGNKIFEATFETMKGAVEELEMGITVTEVLTVIEVMKKLQKNIKIQYK, via the coding sequence ATGTCACAACTTCCAAATTTAGAAACAACCTTACTTCCTTGGATCGGTAAAACTGCCAAAATGTTGCGGGTATTTATGGCAGATCACTTCAAAAAACACAACTTCGATTTGACAACCGAACAGTGGATTTTGTTGAGCAGACTGCATGAAAAAGATGGGCAGGCTCAAAACGATTTAGCACTGATTACCGAACGCAATAAGGCCTCATTAACAAGGCTTATCAATACGATGGAAAAGAAAAACTACGTGGCACGAATACCAGATGTGGATGACAAAAGAGTGAATAAGATATTCTTGACTACCAAGGGAAATAAAATATTTGAAGCTACTTTTGAAACCATGAAAGGGGCTGTAGAAGAATTAGAAATGGGTATTACCGTGACGGAGGTACTTACGGTCATTGAAGTGATGAAAAAATTACAAAAAAATATTAAAATACAATACAAATAG
- a CDS encoding AAA family ATPase, which yields MSDSISPMIDIVELNERIERESAFVDILNAELGKVIVGQKYMLERLLLGLLSKGHILLEGVPGLAKTLAIKTLSQAVQADFSRIQFTPDLLPADLIGTLIYNQKAHEFTVKKGPVFSNFILADEINRAPGKVQSALLQAMQERQITIGDTTFDLEEPFLVMATQNPLEQEGTYPLPEAQLDRFMLKVIISYPEFEDERHIMRMNINQTFGKVNPILRKESLLRAREVVRQVYMDEKIERYILDIVFASRNPEKYGLGHLTPLISYGGSPRASINLALACKAYAFIKRRGYVIPEDVRAICHDVMRHRIGITYEAEAENITSENIIDDILNKVEVP from the coding sequence ATGAGCGATTCCATTTCTCCAATGATAGACATTGTCGAACTAAACGAGCGCATAGAGCGTGAAAGCGCATTTGTAGATATACTCAACGCAGAACTGGGCAAAGTCATTGTCGGACAGAAATACATGCTGGAAAGACTTCTGTTAGGATTACTTTCTAAAGGACACATTCTACTAGAAGGTGTTCCTGGGCTGGCAAAAACACTGGCCATCAAAACACTTTCACAAGCCGTACAAGCCGATTTTAGCCGAATTCAATTTACCCCCGACCTCTTGCCTGCCGATTTGATTGGTACACTGATTTATAATCAAAAGGCACACGAGTTTACGGTCAAAAAGGGACCAGTTTTCTCCAATTTTATCTTGGCGGATGAAATCAACCGTGCGCCTGGAAAAGTACAAAGTGCTTTGCTTCAAGCGATGCAAGAGCGTCAAATAACCATCGGTGATACTACCTTTGACTTGGAAGAGCCTTTTTTGGTGATGGCCACTCAAAATCCATTGGAGCAAGAAGGTACATATCCTCTACCCGAAGCACAACTCGACCGATTTATGTTGAAGGTCATTATCAGCTACCCAGAATTTGAAGATGAACGCCACATCATGCGGATGAACATCAACCAAACTTTTGGGAAAGTAAATCCTATTTTAAGGAAAGAATCTTTGCTGAGAGCCAGAGAGGTAGTGCGTCAGGTATATATGGACGAAAAAATAGAACGCTATATTTTGGACATCGTTTTTGCGAGTCGAAACCCCGAAAAATATGGTTTGGGACATCTCACCCCTTTGATTAGCTACGGTGGTTCGCCTCGTGCAAGCATCAATTTGGCTTTGGCGTGTAAAGCGTATGCGTTTATCAAACGACGAGGTTATGTGATTCCAGAAGACGTTCGGGCAATTTGTCACGATGTCATGCGTCACCGCATCGGCATTACCTACGAAGCGGAAGCCGAAAACATCACTTCCGAAAACATCATTGACGATATATTGAACAAGGTAGAAGTCCCATAA